In one window of Pseudobdellovibrionaceae bacterium DNA:
- a CDS encoding SCO family protein, whose amino-acid sequence MVKWASIRFLGMGAAFLLALVPLFSMKRSYAYDTKNAGPIQASDVPRELENVGVTEKLGAQLNLSLPFVDDRGESVTLSQYFTGDKPVLLTMVYYGCPSLCNFHLNGLIEVFKKMKMKPGQDFRFVAVSMDHNEDDFLASEKKTNYLKEMGLTEDEPGWHFLTGSEANVKVLADQLGFGFRWDAAQQQYAHSSVAYVMTPAGVISRYLYGIQFSPETLRLSLVEASEGSIASVVDRLILFCFQFNPAKNKYTIYAYNVVRAGGVMIILVLAIFLVPFWFREKKQPGTALKGES is encoded by the coding sequence ATGGTAAAATGGGCATCAATCAGATTTCTAGGCATGGGAGCGGCATTCTTGTTGGCTCTTGTGCCTCTCTTTTCGATGAAGCGCTCTTATGCTTACGACACCAAAAACGCTGGTCCTATTCAGGCAAGCGATGTTCCTAGAGAACTTGAAAATGTGGGCGTCACTGAGAAGTTGGGCGCTCAACTTAATCTCAGCTTGCCCTTTGTGGATGACAGAGGCGAGTCAGTGACGTTGAGTCAATACTTTACGGGCGATAAGCCTGTGCTATTGACTATGGTTTACTATGGCTGCCCAAGTCTTTGTAATTTCCATTTAAACGGTCTGATTGAAGTCTTCAAAAAAATGAAAATGAAGCCGGGTCAGGATTTTCGGTTTGTGGCAGTGAGCATGGACCACAACGAAGACGATTTCTTGGCTAGTGAGAAGAAAACCAACTACTTAAAAGAGATGGGGCTGACGGAAGACGAGCCGGGTTGGCATTTTTTAACTGGATCGGAAGCCAATGTGAAAGTTCTAGCTGACCAGTTGGGGTTTGGTTTTCGATGGGATGCAGCCCAGCAGCAATATGCCCATTCGTCGGTCGCGTACGTAATGACACCCGCAGGGGTGATTTCACGGTATCTCTATGGAATTCAATTTTCCCCTGAAACTCTTCGCTTGTCTTTAGTGGAGGCCAGTGAGGGCAGCATCGCGAGCGTTGTGGATCGCCTCATTTTATTTTGTTTTCAATTTAACCCCGCTAAAAACAAGTACACCATTTATGCCTATAATGTGGTTCGTGCCGGCGGTGTTATGATTATTTTAGTATTGGCTATTTTCTTGGTACCGTTTTGGTTTCGTGAAAAAAAGCAACCTGGAACAGCGCTTAAAGGAGAGAGTTAA
- a CDS encoding c-type cytochrome, whose protein sequence is MAEMEDTYNKGGFVAFIFSIVFSLVFFIYIAFIHPGVDLKEVPAEASAAAGEMGASDKSQDTVDVSAIADPWNPSDDMVNHGAAVYKMNCAMCHGDTGKGDGPGAAVTPKPRNFVDEKFKYGGTSIDIYKTIAAGVPDTSMAAFKHIPSKDRWGLVQFIRSITADKHADDKAALEAFAKTAE, encoded by the coding sequence ATGGCTGAGATGGAAGATACCTATAATAAGGGCGGATTTGTTGCGTTCATTTTCTCAATCGTTTTTTCTCTAGTGTTTTTTATTTACATCGCATTTATTCACCCTGGGGTGGATCTAAAAGAGGTACCTGCTGAGGCTTCAGCAGCTGCGGGCGAAATGGGCGCTAGCGATAAAAGCCAAGACACAGTAGACGTATCGGCCATCGCCGATCCCTGGAACCCCAGTGACGATATGGTTAATCACGGTGCTGCTGTTTACAAAATGAACTGTGCTATGTGTCATGGTGACACGGGCAAGGGTGATGGCCCTGGTGCCGCGGTCACGCCAAAGCCACGAAATTTTGTTGATGAAAAATTCAAGTATGGTGGCACGTCTATAGATATTTACAAAACCATTGCTGCTGGTGTGCCTGATACAAGTATGGCGGCATTTAAACACATACCATCAAAAGACCGATGGGGACTTGTGCAATTTATCCGCTCCATCACTGCTGACAAACACGCAGATGACAAAGCGGCATTGGAAGCATTCGCAAAGACGGCAGAGTAA
- the bamE gene encoding outer membrane protein assembly factor BamE, whose translation MNHISIRSFLQKIKISVLLAVGCVLFGCASSSYSQIRKVKPGMDKTAVLDLLGSPNQTRRRAGHDIWTYIYYDDEVRKGADVFFSEGKVNKIADAKLNISEEDDLVDTGSLEEYEKMVEKQRLKRQKAKSN comes from the coding sequence ATGAATCACATTTCAATACGGTCATTTTTGCAAAAAATAAAGATCAGTGTGCTGCTGGCAGTGGGTTGTGTTTTGTTCGGCTGCGCCTCTTCGAGCTACAGTCAGATTCGGAAAGTCAAGCCTGGCATGGATAAGACAGCGGTGCTCGATTTATTGGGAAGCCCAAACCAAACGCGACGGCGCGCCGGCCACGATATTTGGACCTATATCTATTATGATGACGAGGTTCGAAAGGGTGCTGACGTTTTTTTCTCTGAAGGAAAAGTAAATAAAATTGCTGATGCAAAGCTGAATATCTCTGAAGAGGACGACCTGGTGGACACCGGAAGTCTCGAAGAATACGAAAAAATGGTCGAAAAGCAGCGCCTAAAAAGACAAAAGGCAAAATCCAACTAA
- a CDS encoding PilZ domain-containing protein has translation MANHNKLGEAVLVNEVEYDEVDDLDVSPDSPFNDLASQLNESEDGASGSVLKLNSVDLLNEKERRGEGRYPVYHSAMVYRNAGSEAFKVFVFNLSRTGVGVAIDADALSLGELVLIEVNSPEHFRAPVLLEGRVVSRINDRDLKYGRRQIFGIELENVSRSSFRHLDAFIKSMEG, from the coding sequence ATGGCTAATCACAACAAATTGGGAGAAGCCGTATTAGTTAATGAGGTGGAGTACGACGAGGTTGATGATCTTGATGTATCACCGGACTCGCCTTTTAACGACTTAGCAAGTCAGCTGAACGAATCTGAGGATGGGGCCTCTGGTTCTGTTCTAAAGCTCAATTCTGTGGATCTGCTGAATGAAAAAGAGCGTCGTGGAGAGGGACGATACCCTGTTTATCATTCTGCGATGGTTTACCGAAATGCCGGGTCAGAGGCCTTTAAGGTTTTTGTCTTTAATTTAAGCCGCACTGGTGTCGGGGTGGCCATCGACGCAGACGCCCTGTCTCTTGGCGAGCTTGTACTCATCGAGGTGAATAGCCCCGAGCATTTCCGTGCGCCCGTGCTTCTTGAGGGGCGAGTGGTTTCTCGTATCAACGATCGAGACCTCAAATACGGAAGGCGGCAAATATTCGGTATCGAGTTAGAAAATGTAAGCCGGTCGTCATTTCGCCATCTCGATGCATTTATCAAATCCATGGAGGGTTAG
- a CDS encoding type II toxin-antitoxin system RelE/ParE family toxin produces MKDIIWNKQAKETVRSFSTEVKQEIGALLRLLQDGHALGMPQSRPIRQVHKSAFELRVKDSSGIFRVFYLVVEKNKILIPHAFTKKTQKTTQKDIETGKKRLRRLLDEIK; encoded by the coding sequence ATGAAAGACATTATTTGGAATAAACAAGCAAAAGAAACGGTCCGATCTTTTTCGACCGAGGTGAAGCAAGAAATCGGTGCTCTGTTGAGGCTCTTGCAAGATGGCCACGCTTTGGGAATGCCTCAGTCACGGCCTATTCGGCAGGTCCACAAGTCAGCCTTTGAATTGCGCGTGAAAGATTCATCAGGAATTTTTAGAGTCTTTTATCTGGTGGTTGAAAAGAATAAGATTTTGATTCCCCATGCCTTCACCAAGAAGACGCAAAAGACGACGCAGAAGGATATCGAAACAGGCAAGAAACGCTTAAGGAGATTGCTCGATGAAATTAAGTAA
- a CDS encoding XRE family transcriptional regulator: MKLSKKAKALAEDLGLSDTEAVIMEFKSKLYAQASEAIKRSKLSHEEIAKKIGTSRARITRIANMGENSVSMELLVKIIVALDNKLPIKFSAA, translated from the coding sequence ATGAAATTAAGTAAGAAAGCCAAAGCCCTGGCTGAAGACCTTGGTCTTAGCGACACTGAGGCCGTAATTATGGAGTTTAAATCAAAACTCTATGCACAGGCCTCAGAGGCCATCAAACGCTCTAAACTCTCCCATGAGGAGATCGCCAAGAAGATTGGCACTTCACGCGCCCGAATTACTCGGATCGCTAATATGGGCGAAAATAGCGTGTCTATGGAGCTACTGGTGAAAATCATAGTGGCTCTAGACAACAAGCTGCCGATCAAGTTCTCGGCAGCTTGA